One part of the Dyadobacter sp. 676 genome encodes these proteins:
- the gyrB gene encoding DNA topoisomerase (ATP-hydrolyzing) subunit B — MSNEAVLEVNSYSAENIQILEGLEAVRKRPAMYIGDTGFKGVHHLIWEVVDNSIDEAMAGYCDTINVTIEANNSITVKDNGRGIPTGMHPKEKKSALEVVLTVLHAGGKFDKDTYKVSGGLHGVGVSCVNALSTHLRAEVHREGKIFEQEFSEGKPLYATRVIGESDKTGTIIHFLPDATIFSVTEFKYETIATRLRELSYLNKGIRITLEDKRDEEENGTFRHEEFYSEVGLNEFVTYLDATRQPLIPEPIHMESDKGAIPVEVAMMYNTSYSENVFSYVNNINTIEGGTHVSGFRAALTRTLKNYAEKSGILAKEKVEISGDDFREGLTAVISIKVAEPQFEGQTKTKLGNSEVTGAVSQVVAEMLEIYLEEHPKEARVIIDKVILAAKARIAAKKAREMVQRKNVLTGTGLPGKLSDCSETDPNVCELYLVEGDSAGGTAKQGRNRAFQAILPLRGKILNVEKAQEYKIYENEEIKNMFTAMGVQIGKDGDERALNIDKLRYHKIVIMTDADIDGSHIRTLILTFFFRYMKILIDNGYIYIAQPPLYLVKKGKEERYCWTEQQREEAVREIGGGKEDSVNVQRYKGLGEMNAEQLWETTMNPERRSLKQVSVESAAEADHLFSMLMGDEVAPRRDFIEKNAKYARVDV; from the coding sequence ATGTCAAACGAAGCAGTGCTTGAAGTAAACAGCTATTCAGCTGAAAATATCCAGATTCTTGAGGGTTTAGAGGCCGTTCGTAAACGTCCGGCGATGTATATCGGTGACACTGGCTTCAAAGGGGTTCACCACCTGATTTGGGAGGTTGTAGATAACTCCATCGACGAAGCGATGGCCGGATACTGCGACACCATCAACGTTACAATAGAAGCAAACAATTCCATTACCGTCAAAGATAATGGTCGGGGTATCCCCACCGGAATGCACCCCAAAGAGAAAAAGTCCGCTCTTGAGGTTGTGCTCACGGTACTGCACGCCGGCGGTAAATTTGACAAAGACACATATAAAGTTTCCGGCGGTTTGCACGGGGTGGGTGTATCCTGCGTGAACGCGCTTTCCACGCACCTGCGTGCGGAGGTGCACCGCGAAGGCAAGATTTTCGAGCAGGAGTTCAGCGAAGGCAAACCCCTTTACGCAACCCGCGTGATCGGCGAATCGGACAAAACCGGTACGATCATCCACTTCCTGCCCGATGCCACAATTTTCTCTGTAACAGAATTCAAATACGAAACCATTGCAACCCGCCTGCGCGAACTGTCATACCTGAATAAAGGTATCCGCATCACGCTGGAAGACAAACGCGACGAAGAGGAAAACGGCACGTTCCGCCATGAGGAGTTTTATTCGGAAGTAGGTCTGAACGAGTTCGTGACTTACCTCGACGCCACCCGCCAGCCGTTGATCCCCGAGCCGATCCACATGGAAAGCGACAAAGGGGCGATTCCGGTGGAAGTAGCGATGATGTACAACACTTCTTACAGCGAGAACGTGTTCTCGTACGTGAACAACATCAATACAATTGAAGGAGGTACCCATGTTTCCGGTTTTCGTGCGGCATTGACGCGTACATTGAAAAACTACGCGGAAAAGTCGGGGATTCTGGCAAAAGAAAAAGTAGAGATCAGCGGGGACGATTTCCGCGAAGGTCTCACGGCTGTTATTTCCATTAAAGTGGCAGAACCTCAGTTCGAAGGTCAGACCAAAACCAAGCTGGGTAACTCCGAAGTAACCGGCGCAGTAAGCCAGGTAGTGGCCGAAATGCTCGAAATTTACCTCGAAGAGCATCCGAAAGAAGCCCGCGTAATCATCGACAAGGTGATCCTTGCCGCAAAGGCCCGTATCGCAGCAAAAAAAGCACGCGAAATGGTGCAGCGCAAGAATGTGCTTACCGGCACGGGACTGCCCGGGAAACTTTCCGACTGTTCGGAAACAGACCCTAATGTGTGCGAACTGTACCTCGTGGAGGGGGACTCGGCGGGCGGAACCGCCAAACAAGGCCGTAACCGCGCATTCCAGGCTATTCTGCCGCTTCGTGGTAAGATCCTGAACGTCGAAAAAGCGCAGGAGTACAAGATATACGAAAACGAGGAGATCAAGAACATGTTCACCGCTATGGGTGTGCAGATCGGTAAGGACGGCGACGAGCGCGCATTGAATATCGACAAGCTCCGCTACCACAAGATCGTCATCATGACCGATGCCGATATCGACGGTAGCCACATCCGTACGTTGATTCTCACGTTCTTCTTCCGTTATATGAAGATACTGATCGATAACGGCTACATCTACATTGCACAGCCGCCGCTGTATCTCGTGAAAAAAGGCAAGGAAGAGCGCTATTGCTGGACCGAGCAACAACGCGAGGAAGCTGTTCGCGAGATTGGTGGAGGCAAGGAAGATTCGGTGAACGTGCAGCGGTACAAAGGTCTCGGTGAAATGAACGCCGAGCAGCTCTGGGAAACGACAATGAACCCCGAACGCAGAAGTTTAAAACAGGTTTCCGTGGAATCCGCTGCCGAGGCTGATCACCTTTTCTCGATGCTGATGGGCGACGAAGTAGCCCCCCGCCGTGATTTTATTGAGAAGAATGCGAAATATGCCCGCGTCGACGTGTAG